The Candidatus Zixiibacteriota bacterium genome segment GGTCATTTTGGAACTGCACCACCCTGTCATCCGAAAGCTGTTTTTCGAACTTATCCAGGTCGTAATGGGGCGGAAGAACACCCATCTTCTGGAGACGACGCATATACTTGAGCGCCATCTCGGCATCGCCGTTGGTCTGCAACAGCAGGTAGTTGAAGATCGACATCAAATCCCGCATATCCTGCAGGCGACGCATAATGTTGTCATCCCACTCAGAATATATAAATCTCATCTCAACTCCGGAGTATCCGCTGGATCATGTCGGCGTAAACAAACTTGTTGTCGGGGGATTCCTTGGCGATGATATTTCTGCGATGGAGACCTTCCAGTACAAATTCCATGTACAACAGGAGTTCATGATCATCGGATACCTTGTGGTATTTCTCTACGATTTCACGTAATCCGGCAACTTCATTAAGAGATTTGCGGTAATCCGCATAGGACATCTCATCGGAAATTTCCAGCCTGCGCCCTGAAGAGAAGTAATCTATGACTGCCTCATAGGGGCTGTCCTCGGGAAGTTTGGGAGATTTTTCAGCTACCACTGTCTGTCGTTTTTCCACTCGCGGTGGAGGGAAAATTTTATCGAATACAGTCCGAACCGCCTCCCCGATAATTGAAACCGCCACAATGTTGGGGCCTTCCTGCTCACCCTCGTAAACAAGTTCGATCTTGCCCATCACGGCCGGCAGGGCTGCGAACAGGTCTGAAATCCGCGGGAAACGATCCTCGTCACCATTGATTGCCGCACGACGCTCGATATTCGAAAGCAGATTCTCATAGGCGGAGATAGTCATACGCGCTGAGACACCCGAGGTCTGATCGACATATTCACTTTCGCGCGCACGGAAAGCTATCTCCTCGATGATATCCCGGATCAATTCCGGTATCTGAATATCGGTCGATCTCCTGCTCCAGGCTTCCTGGCGGGTGATCTGTTTGGACTCATCGATGGTTTTCGGATAATGAGTGTTGATCTGCGACGATATACGGTCCTTCAGTGGAGTGATTATATTTCCCCGATTGGTATAGTCCTCGGGATTTGCCGTAAACGAAAGCATCATATCGAGTGGTATACGGATCGGAAATCCACGTATCTGCAGATCGTTTTCCTCGAGGATATTCAACAACGCAACCTGGATTCGTGGTTGCAGGTCAGGTAACTCATTGATCGCGAATATTCCCCGGTTTGTACGTGGCACTATTCCCCAGTGGATCACTTCTTCATTGGAGATGTCCAGCTTTTCACGAACTGCCTTGATCGGGTCCAGATCACCGATCAAGTCGGCCACTGTGACGTCGGGCGTGGCCAGTTTCTCGTTGTAGCGCTGGTCGCGGTGGAGCCAGTCGATTTCGAGCTCATCGCCGGCCTTCTCGGCCAACTGACTGTACTTGCTGGAAATCGGCACAAATGGGTCCTCGTTTAGCTGACTGCCCCTGATAATCGGGAGGTACTCATCCAGCAGGTTTTTAAGTTGCCGTAAGATCCTGGTTTTTGCCTGTCCCCTCAGCCCCAAAAGCAATATATCATGCTTTGACAGGATTGCGTTTTCAAGCTGGGGCAGAACCGTGCGATCGTAGCCGATTATGCCCGGAAAACGTTTAATACCCGCCTTTATCTGTTCAATCAGGTTTTCTCGCAGTTCTTCCTTGGTGGAGCGCGGTCGGTATCCCGTTTCTTTCAATTCACCCAGTGTTTTCGCTAATTTCATTCTGTCCTTTCCCTTTTCTCAAGTTACCGTATGTGATAACAAATAAGAATTGAATCGGTTCAAAAGAAAATCCAGGCAAACTTGAAC includes the following:
- a CDS encoding magnesium chelatase — its product is MKLAKTLGELKETGYRPRSTKEELRENLIEQIKAGIKRFPGIIGYDRTVLPQLENAILSKHDILLLGLRGQAKTRILRQLKNLLDEYLPIIRGSQLNEDPFVPISSKYSQLAEKAGDELEIDWLHRDQRYNEKLATPDVTVADLIGDLDPIKAVREKLDISNEEVIHWGIVPRTNRGIFAINELPDLQPRIQVALLNILEENDLQIRGFPIRIPLDMMLSFTANPEDYTNRGNIITPLKDRISSQINTHYPKTIDESKQITRQEAWSRRSTDIQIPELIRDIIEEIAFRARESEYVDQTSGVSARMTISAYENLLSNIERRAAINGDEDRFPRISDLFAALPAVMGKIELVYEGEQEGPNIVAVSIIGEAVRTVFDKIFPPPRVEKRQTVVAEKSPKLPEDSPYEAVIDYFSSGRRLEISDEMSYADYRKSLNEVAGLREIVEKYHKVSDDHELLLYMEFVLEGLHRRNIIAKESPDNKFVYADMIQRILRS